From the genome of Nocardia sp. NBC_01503, one region includes:
- the ahcY gene encoding adenosylhomocysteinase: MTTAVSSMMTADVRNGIDFKVADLSLAEFGRKEIRLAEHEMPGLMALRREYHDVQPLRGARVSGSLHMTVQTAVLIETLVALGAEVRWASCNIFSTQDHAAAAIVVGPNGTEEEPKGVPVFAWKGETLEEYWWAAEQMLTWPGEPANMILDDGGDATMLVLRGAQFEKSGVVPPEDETHSDEYKVFLNLLRASLEADKGKWGKIAESVKGVTEETTTGVLRLYQFAAAGELTFPAINVNDSVTKSKFDNKYGTRHSLVDGINRGTDVLIGGKKVLICGYGDVGKGCAESLKGQGARIQVTEIDPINALQALMDGFDVVTVEQAIADADIVVTSTGNKDIITLDHMKAMKGQAILGNIGHFDNEIDMAALERSGAARLNIKPQVDLWTFPDTGRAIIVLSEGRLLNLGNATGHPSFVMSNSFSNQVIAQIELWTKPDEYDNEVYRLPKHLDEKVAKIHVEALGGTLTKLTKDQAEYIGVDVEGPYKPEHYRY; this comes from the coding sequence ATGACGACCGCAGTGAGCAGCATGATGACCGCCGACGTCCGCAACGGGATCGATTTCAAGGTGGCGGATCTGTCACTGGCCGAGTTCGGCCGCAAGGAGATTCGGCTCGCCGAGCACGAGATGCCGGGTTTGATGGCCCTGCGCCGCGAGTACCACGATGTGCAGCCGCTGCGTGGCGCGCGCGTCTCGGGCTCGCTGCATATGACCGTGCAGACCGCCGTCCTGATCGAGACCCTCGTCGCGCTCGGCGCGGAGGTCCGCTGGGCGTCCTGCAATATCTTCTCCACCCAGGATCACGCCGCCGCCGCGATCGTGGTGGGCCCCAACGGCACCGAGGAGGAGCCCAAGGGCGTCCCGGTGTTCGCGTGGAAGGGCGAGACCCTCGAGGAGTACTGGTGGGCCGCCGAGCAGATGCTCACCTGGCCGGGCGAGCCCGCGAACATGATCCTGGACGACGGCGGTGACGCGACCATGCTGGTGCTGCGCGGCGCCCAGTTCGAGAAGTCCGGTGTGGTTCCGCCCGAGGACGAGACGCATTCGGACGAGTACAAGGTGTTCCTGAACCTGTTGCGCGCGAGCCTGGAAGCCGATAAGGGCAAGTGGGGCAAGATCGCCGAGAGCGTCAAGGGTGTCACCGAGGAGACCACCACCGGTGTGCTGCGGCTGTACCAGTTCGCCGCCGCGGGTGAGCTGACCTTCCCCGCGATCAATGTCAACGACTCGGTCACCAAGAGCAAGTTCGACAACAAGTACGGCACCCGCCACTCGCTGGTGGACGGCATCAACCGTGGTACCGATGTGCTCATCGGTGGCAAGAAGGTGCTGATCTGCGGTTACGGCGACGTCGGCAAGGGCTGCGCCGAATCGCTCAAGGGCCAGGGCGCGCGCATCCAGGTCACCGAGATCGACCCGATCAACGCGCTGCAGGCCCTGATGGACGGTTTCGACGTCGTGACGGTCGAGCAGGCCATCGCCGATGCCGACATCGTGGTCACCTCGACCGGCAACAAGGACATCATCACCCTCGATCACATGAAGGCGATGAAGGGCCAGGCCATCCTGGGCAATATCGGCCACTTCGACAATGAGATCGATATGGCCGCCCTGGAGCGTTCGGGCGCTGCGCGCCTGAACATCAAGCCCCAGGTCGACCTGTGGACGTTCCCGGACACCGGCCGCGCCATCATCGTCCTGTCCGAAGGCCGCCTGCTGAACCTCGGCAACGCGACGGGCCACCCCTCCTTCGTCATGTCGAACTCGTTCTCCAACCAGGTGATCGCCCAGATCGAACTCTGGACCAAGCCCGACGAGTACGACAACGAGGTCTACCGCCTTCCCAAGCACCTGGACGAGAAGGTCGCCAAGATCCACGTCGAGGCCCTGGGCGGCACCCTCACCAAGCTCACCAAGGACCAGGCCGAGTACATCGGTGTGGACGTGGAAGGCCCGTACAAGCCCGAGCACTACCGCTACTGA
- a CDS encoding Uma2 family endonuclease → MTDPSIDHSRLPERLTWEEFVALPEELAQLVEGLEHGRVIWARTGPRRNQRAAVRFRNALETAWSEISGGSPGQCYEADSEQPIFFTGKDDFLKPDFILYRCLPTDEDDVPAASVVIAGEVLSPSNSVLDMARKTQRYAEAGIPWYWEVEPSKESVRVRINALLPASEHRPAGVTPLRPYHYEPVASWEGAGDLAYHLPFPFRIPAASLAYTPGSSNQAGG, encoded by the coding sequence GTGACCGACCCGTCGATCGACCACAGCCGACTCCCGGAACGGCTCACCTGGGAAGAGTTCGTCGCGCTCCCGGAGGAGCTGGCGCAACTGGTCGAGGGCCTCGAGCACGGTCGAGTTATCTGGGCGCGGACCGGTCCGCGCCGTAACCAGCGGGCGGCAGTGCGCTTCCGCAACGCACTCGAGACCGCGTGGTCGGAAATTTCCGGCGGCTCACCGGGGCAATGCTACGAGGCCGACAGCGAGCAGCCGATCTTCTTCACAGGCAAGGACGACTTCCTCAAACCGGACTTCATCCTCTATCGCTGTCTGCCGACCGACGAGGACGACGTCCCGGCGGCATCCGTGGTCATCGCGGGTGAAGTCCTGTCCCCATCCAATTCGGTATTGGACATGGCACGCAAGACCCAGCGGTACGCCGAGGCCGGGATCCCCTGGTACTGGGAGGTCGAGCCGAGCAAGGAGTCCGTCCGCGTGCGAATCAACGCGCTGCTGCCGGCGTCCGAACACCGCCCCGCCGGGGTGACACCGCTCCGGCCGTACCACTACGAACCGGTGGCGTCATGGGAAGGTGCGGGCGATCTGGCATACCACCTGCCATTTCCGTTCCGCATCCCCGCCGCAAGTCTCGCTTACACGCCAGGATCATCCAACCAAGCCGGCGGGTAA
- a CDS encoding glycerophosphodiester phosphodiesterase, with amino-acid sequence MTFGNVKSSQLKRAFAVFGVAVAAAGLTACAGSDDSGSTSANSGTHADPQRVFDLQAHRGGRGMTIEESLPGFAKAIELGVGTLELDIVLTEDKVPLVWHDPKILPEKCSDTAPAFIDDPQYPYVGKLVHDLTSAQIDTLDCGSKLAGFPEAQELPGNRIARLPEVFDLVRSYPGAFDALRYNIETKLEAEHPEQSATPAEFVDVILGAISTAGATSKVEIQSFDWRSLPLVKAENPAIPTVALYDDTTFKPDSMWLSPIRYADHPDDPLAAIKALGADISSPAYVNPWDSEAKVGDPNFTLTTTEAYVARAHALGLKVIPWTVNDKQTIALVLDQGVDGLITDYPNRAREAMKEKGYLPPPSFHK; translated from the coding sequence ATGACTTTCGGAAATGTTAAGTCATCCCAGCTCAAGCGCGCTTTTGCGGTCTTCGGAGTGGCCGTTGCCGCCGCCGGATTGACCGCCTGCGCGGGCTCGGACGATTCCGGCTCCACCTCGGCGAACTCCGGCACGCACGCCGATCCGCAGCGCGTCTTCGATCTACAGGCGCATCGCGGCGGGCGCGGTATGACCATCGAGGAGTCGCTGCCCGGTTTCGCCAAGGCCATCGAACTGGGTGTCGGCACGCTCGAACTCGATATCGTGCTGACCGAGGACAAGGTCCCGCTGGTGTGGCACGATCCGAAGATCCTGCCGGAGAAGTGCTCCGATACCGCGCCCGCCTTCATCGACGATCCGCAGTATCCGTATGTCGGAAAACTCGTGCACGACCTCACCTCCGCGCAGATCGACACCCTCGACTGCGGTAGCAAGCTCGCGGGTTTCCCGGAGGCGCAGGAGCTGCCGGGCAATCGGATCGCCCGCCTGCCCGAGGTCTTCGATCTGGTGCGGAGCTACCCCGGCGCGTTCGACGCGCTGCGGTACAACATCGAAACCAAGCTCGAGGCCGAGCATCCCGAACAATCCGCCACCCCAGCCGAATTCGTGGATGTCATCCTCGGTGCGATCAGCACCGCCGGAGCCACCTCGAAAGTCGAGATCCAAAGTTTCGACTGGCGCAGCCTGCCCTTGGTGAAGGCCGAGAACCCCGCAATACCCACGGTCGCCCTCTACGACGACACCACCTTCAAACCGGACAGCATGTGGCTCAGCCCCATCCGCTACGCCGACCACCCCGATGACCCCTTGGCGGCGATCAAAGCCCTCGGCGCGGACATCTCCTCCCCCGCCTACGTGAACCCCTGGGACAGCGAAGCCAAGGTCGGCGACCCCAACTTCACACTCACCACCACCGAGGCATATGTGGCCCGCGCGCACGCCCTGGGCCTGAAGGTCATCCCCTGGACGGTCAACGACAAGCAGACCATCGCCCTGGTGCTGGACCAGGGCGTCGACGGCCTCATCACCGACTACCCGAACCGAGCGCGCGAGGCAATGAAGGAAAAGGGCTACCTGCCGCCCCCGTCCTTCCACAAGTGA
- a CDS encoding dTMP kinase gives MGVLVPVEGLDGAGKRTLTDAVIKDLRARGLRVATLAFPRYGVSVYADLAAEALRGRHGDLADSVNAMALLFARDRADARAELSKLLADNDIVLLDRYVASNAAYSAARLKEDADGEIVAWVAELEFARFALPVPDVQILLDVPVEIAEERARTRGAQDATRALDAYEKDGGLQRRTGTVYRELAETNWHGTWWVHRSGDDPATLAARLAEIVGG, from the coding sequence ATGGGTGTGCTGGTTCCGGTGGAAGGGCTCGACGGCGCGGGTAAACGCACGCTGACCGATGCCGTCATCAAGGATCTGCGCGCCCGCGGTCTACGCGTGGCGACACTGGCGTTTCCGCGGTACGGAGTCTCGGTATACGCCGATCTCGCGGCGGAGGCGCTGCGCGGCCGGCACGGTGATCTCGCCGATTCGGTGAACGCCATGGCATTGCTGTTCGCCCGCGATCGCGCCGACGCGCGCGCGGAACTCTCGAAATTGCTGGCGGACAATGACATTGTGCTGTTGGATCGCTACGTGGCCTCCAATGCCGCCTATTCGGCGGCCCGGTTGAAAGAGGACGCCGACGGCGAAATCGTGGCCTGGGTAGCCGAATTGGAGTTTGCGAGGTTTGCCCTGCCTGTCCCGGATGTCCAGATCCTTCTGGATGTCCCGGTCGAAATCGCCGAGGAACGCGCCCGAACGCGCGGCGCGCAGGACGCGACGCGCGCACTCGACGCGTACGAAAAAGATGGTGGGCTGCAACGGCGCACCGGAACCGTCTACCGTGAGCTAGCCGAAACCAACTGGCACGGAACGTGGTGGGTGCATCGGAGCGGTGACGATCCGGCAACACTTGCCGCGCGGCTCGCGGAAATCGTTGGCGGATAG
- the mtrA gene encoding MtrAB system response regulator MtrA, with protein sequence MKPKILVVDDDMALAEMLTIVLRGEGFDPHVVGDGTQALTAVRELRPDLVLLDLMLPGMNGIDVCRVLRADSGVPIVMLTAKTDTVDVVLGLESGADDYIVKPFKPKELVARVRARLRRTEEEPQELLSIADIVIDVPAHKVTRGGAQISLTPLEFDLLVALARKPRQVFTREVLLEQVWGYRHAADTRLVNVHVQRLRAKVEKDPENPEIVLTVRGVGYKAGPP encoded by the coding sequence ATGAAGCCCAAGATTCTGGTCGTCGACGACGATATGGCTCTCGCTGAGATGCTCACGATCGTCTTGCGGGGTGAGGGATTCGACCCTCACGTCGTCGGTGACGGCACGCAGGCGCTGACCGCGGTCCGGGAGCTGCGCCCGGATCTCGTGTTGCTGGATCTCATGCTGCCCGGCATGAACGGTATCGATGTATGCCGGGTGCTGCGAGCCGATTCGGGAGTGCCCATCGTGATGCTGACGGCGAAGACCGATACGGTCGACGTCGTCCTGGGGTTGGAGTCTGGCGCCGACGATTACATCGTCAAGCCGTTCAAGCCGAAAGAACTCGTTGCTCGCGTGCGAGCCCGCCTGCGCCGCACCGAGGAAGAGCCACAGGAACTGCTGTCCATCGCGGACATCGTCATCGACGTGCCGGCGCACAAGGTGACCCGCGGCGGTGCGCAGATCTCGCTCACTCCACTGGAATTCGATCTACTGGTGGCGCTCGCTCGTAAGCCCCGCCAGGTGTTCACCCGTGAGGTACTGCTCGAACAGGTCTGGGGTTACCGGCACGCCGCCGATACTCGCCTGGTCAATGTGCACGTCCAGCGGTTGCGCGCCAAGGTGGAGAAGGATCCCGAGAATCCGGAGATCGTACTGACCGTGCGCGGGGTGGGTTACAAGGCCGGACCGCCGTGA
- the mtrB gene encoding MtrAB system histidine kinase MtrB: MAWFRTVGERLGHVWRGSLQLRVVVSTLTLSLIVITILGVVLTSQITDRLLDAKINAAVEEMSRARNTVQATLTGVHDSSTQLARLEDARRALAGGGGSQSGGAAGSYDSALAMVGDSQSELSAGPIQEIPPELRHFVQERQVSYQFATVSDPDGYRGSALVIGSPAADIPTLEIYLIFPLTNEKRSLDLMRGTMLIGGIVLLVLLAAITALVTRQVVLPIRSAARIASRFADGRLKERMLVRGEDDMARLAMSFNEMAESLSNQITQLEEFGNLQRRFTSDVSHELRTPLTTVRMAADLIHGSSDDLDPALARSAELLVNELDRFEGLLNDLLEISRHDAGVAELQVESLDVRMCARAAVSTVRHLAKESGVELVVDMPEEPLVAEVDPRRVERVLRNLLANAIDHSEGKPVLMRMRGDSDANAVAIVVRDQGVGLRPGEEKLVFNRFWRSDPSRMRRSGGTGLGLSISVEDANLHEGKLEAWGEIGVGASFRLTLPLVRSKKLGVSPLPLEPAKSRSGITPEQIALDIGTVDATDHTDSTPTEFELAAADPIDPATGEPYELATAEPYEQPVASPTAELETAPAASESENGDGAQTVLPLPSGRTPPDSPDDTVLADQGDGKP, translated from the coding sequence GTGGCCTGGTTCCGCACCGTAGGTGAGCGACTGGGCCACGTCTGGCGTGGTTCCCTGCAACTGCGCGTTGTCGTGTCCACCCTCACCCTGTCACTGATCGTGATCACGATTCTCGGAGTCGTGCTCACCTCGCAGATCACCGACAGGCTGTTGGACGCGAAGATCAATGCGGCCGTCGAGGAGATGAGCCGCGCCCGGAACACGGTGCAGGCCACCCTCACCGGCGTGCACGACTCCAGCACCCAGCTGGCCCGATTGGAGGATGCCCGCCGCGCCCTGGCCGGGGGCGGCGGCTCCCAATCCGGCGGTGCGGCAGGCAGTTACGACTCCGCGCTGGCCATGGTCGGCGACAGTCAATCCGAGCTGTCCGCCGGGCCGATCCAGGAGATCCCGCCCGAGCTACGGCATTTCGTGCAGGAGCGCCAGGTCAGCTACCAGTTCGCGACGGTCTCCGATCCGGACGGCTATCGCGGCTCGGCGCTGGTCATCGGCAGCCCCGCCGCCGATATCCCCACGCTGGAGATCTATCTGATCTTCCCGCTCACCAATGAGAAACGCTCGCTCGATCTCATGCGCGGCACCATGCTCATCGGCGGCATCGTGCTGCTGGTGCTGCTCGCCGCCATCACCGCGCTGGTGACGCGACAGGTGGTGCTGCCCATTCGATCCGCCGCCCGGATCGCCTCCCGCTTCGCCGACGGACGCCTGAAAGAGCGAATGCTCGTCAGAGGGGAGGACGACATGGCCAGGCTGGCCATGTCGTTCAATGAGATGGCCGAAAGCCTCTCCAACCAGATCACCCAACTCGAGGAGTTCGGAAACCTACAGCGGCGCTTCACCTCCGACGTCAGCCATGAGCTACGCACACCATTGACCACCGTCCGCATGGCCGCCGATCTCATCCACGGCTCCAGCGACGACCTCGATCCCGCCCTCGCGCGCTCGGCCGAACTGCTTGTGAACGAACTGGATCGGTTCGAGGGCCTGCTCAACGACCTGCTCGAGATCAGCCGGCACGACGCGGGTGTGGCCGAGCTGCAAGTGGAATCGCTCGATGTGCGCATGTGCGCGCGGGCCGCGGTCTCCACCGTGCGGCATCTGGCCAAGGAATCCGGTGTCGAACTCGTCGTCGACATGCCCGAGGAACCCCTTGTGGCGGAGGTCGATCCGCGCCGCGTGGAGCGGGTACTGCGCAATCTGCTCGCCAACGCCATCGACCACAGCGAGGGCAAACCCGTCCTCATGCGCATGCGCGGTGACAGCGATGCCAATGCCGTCGCCATCGTGGTGCGCGATCAGGGCGTCGGCCTGCGACCCGGCGAGGAGAAACTGGTCTTCAACCGCTTCTGGCGCTCGGACCCCTCACGCATGCGGCGTTCCGGCGGAACCGGTTTGGGCCTGTCCATCAGTGTCGAGGACGCCAACCTGCACGAGGGCAAACTCGAGGCCTGGGGTGAGATCGGCGTCGGCGCGAGCTTCCGCCTCACCCTGCCGCTGGTGCGCAGTAAGAAGCTCGGCGTCAGCCCGCTGCCACTGGAACCGGCCAAGAGCCGCAGCGGCATCACCCCCGAACAAATCGCCCTCGATATCGGCACCGTCGACGCGACCGACCACACCGACTCCACCCCAACCGAATTCGAGCTGGCCGCCGCCGACCCCATCGACCCGGCCACCGGCGAACCCTACGAACTCGCCACCGCCGAACCCTATGAACAACCGGTGGCGAGCCCGACCGCCGAACTCGAAACCGCCCCCGCCGCATCGGAATCCGAAAACGGCGACGGCGCGCAGACCGTGTTACCGCTCCCATCCGGCAGAACACCGCCGGACAGTCCCGATGACACCGTGCTCGCCGACCAAGGGGACGGAAAGCCATGA
- the lpqB gene encoding MtrAB system accessory lipoprotein LpqB: MGKPRLARALVVVACLMGLTACANLPDSSAPQALGTLDRQPTSAGPTPPISGREPDQLLRDFLQATADPTNRHQAARQFLSPAADVRWDDAAGTTIVDRPDTLRESRTADSATYVIRARKIGELAADGAYRATDGTLENKVEMVKVDGEWRVDELPPGVIIEQTAFAKSYKRYSLFFPNLSGMAMVPDLRWVSARKDQLPQRLLDLLAEGSQQALAPAVRNPLSGGVTLRGPITKANGETDNVGVGSGGVQIDFAGAAGLDPKAKELLATQVVLTLAGAEVLGPYLLLADGKPLDDRYAATGWNRADVETMSPDAIAHNRAGLHAVRDGSLVAVTDNGITAAPGFFGSTHTLQSVALSPDGQLVAAVANSGRPEPEPGRTLIIGTYDGQGFPVATGGTFTRPSWPSDGTSAWAVVDGDRVIRAVHDRSTGNVSIQDVDITELTAAAANSNTPRGPITELRISPSGARAALIANGKVYVAVVTPQSGGKFALTSPLPLAVGLSTNAVSVDWQTDERVIVTREGNVDPVAGVLVDGSGFQPQTTQNLTPPVRVASVSPDHEYVADSRAVLELTRNPEGGEYYWREVPGLGGNAVPVVPG, translated from the coding sequence ATGGGTAAGCCGCGCCTCGCGAGGGCGCTCGTGGTTGTCGCATGCCTGATGGGCCTCACCGCGTGCGCGAACCTACCCGACTCCTCGGCTCCGCAGGCGCTGGGCACATTGGACCGGCAACCCACCAGTGCCGGTCCGACACCGCCCATTTCGGGGCGTGAACCCGATCAGCTGCTGCGCGACTTCCTCCAGGCCACCGCCGACCCCACCAATCGGCATCAGGCGGCCCGGCAATTCCTCTCGCCCGCGGCCGACGTGCGCTGGGACGACGCCGCCGGAACCACCATCGTGGACCGCCCCGACACCCTGCGCGAATCCCGCACCGCGGACTCGGCCACCTATGTGATCCGCGCCCGCAAGATCGGCGAACTCGCCGCCGACGGCGCCTACCGCGCCACCGACGGCACCCTGGAGAACAAGGTCGAGATGGTGAAGGTCGACGGCGAATGGCGGGTGGACGAACTACCGCCCGGCGTCATCATCGAACAGACCGCCTTCGCCAAGTCCTACAAGCGGTACTCGCTGTTCTTCCCGAACCTCTCCGGTATGGCCATGGTTCCGGACCTGCGCTGGGTCTCCGCGCGCAAGGACCAACTGCCGCAACGACTCCTGGACCTGCTCGCCGAGGGCTCACAGCAGGCGCTGGCACCGGCCGTGCGCAATCCGCTCTCCGGTGGGGTGACCCTGCGCGGCCCCATCACCAAGGCCAATGGTGAGACCGACAATGTCGGCGTCGGCTCGGGCGGGGTGCAGATCGACTTCGCCGGCGCCGCCGGGCTCGACCCGAAGGCCAAGGAGCTCTTGGCAACCCAGGTCGTACTCACTCTCGCGGGCGCCGAGGTGCTCGGACCGTACCTGCTGCTCGCCGACGGCAAACCCCTCGACGACCGCTACGCCGCCACCGGCTGGAACCGCGCCGACGTGGAGACCATGAGCCCGGACGCCATCGCGCACAACCGCGCCGGACTGCACGCCGTCCGCGACGGCTCCCTGGTCGCGGTCACCGATAACGGCATCACCGCCGCGCCCGGCTTCTTCGGCAGCACGCACACCCTGCAATCGGTGGCGCTCTCCCCGGACGGGCAACTCGTCGCCGCCGTCGCCAATTCCGGCCGCCCCGAACCGGAACCGGGCCGCACCCTGATCATCGGCACCTACGACGGACAGGGCTTCCCGGTCGCCACCGGTGGCACCTTCACCCGCCCGTCCTGGCCGTCCGACGGCACCTCCGCGTGGGCCGTCGTGGACGGCGACCGGGTGATCCGCGCCGTACACGATCGCAGCACCGGCAATGTCTCGATACAGGACGTCGACATCACCGAATTGACCGCGGCGGCCGCCAATTCCAACACCCCGCGCGGACCCATCACCGAATTGCGCATCTCGCCCTCGGGCGCTCGCGCGGCCCTGATCGCCAACGGCAAGGTGTACGTCGCGGTGGTCACGCCGCAGTCCGGCGGCAAGTTCGCGCTCACCTCACCCCTGCCGCTGGCGGTCGGTCTGAGCACCAACGCCGTCTCGGTGGACTGGCAGACGGACGAGCGTGTCATTGTCACGCGAGAAGGCAATGTGGACCCCGTTGCGGGGGTCCTGGTGGACGGCTCCGGGTTTCAACCGCAGACCACCCAGAACCTCACCCCGCCGGTGCGCGTCGCCAGCGTCTCGCCCGACCACGAATACGTCGCGGACTCACGCGCCGTGCTGGAGCTGACCCGCAATCCCGAAGGCGGCGAATACTACTGGCGCGAAGTTCCGGGACTCGGCGGCAATGCGGTCCCGGTGGTTCCCGGCTAG
- a CDS encoding ComF family protein codes for MGELLDLILPRACGGCGVSGTAWCARCAAALSGPPIRLRPRADPGMPCWALAPYRGAPRRAVLAAKEQRRADLAQSLGVALARGLDHLRDGSRPLILVPAPTRKVAARRRGGDPVLRSAHVAASWLPDCRLVGVLRMRPGVRDSVGLNPSDRQHNLRGRIIVAPGCADSARFPANAEVVLIDDVLTTGATVCESTRALYEAGVTLRAALVTCHA; via the coding sequence ATGGGGGAGCTGCTGGATCTGATCCTGCCGCGCGCCTGCGGGGGCTGCGGGGTGAGCGGCACCGCTTGGTGCGCGCGCTGCGCGGCCGCACTCTCCGGACCACCGATCCGCCTGCGCCCCAGGGCCGATCCCGGTATGCCGTGCTGGGCGCTCGCGCCCTACCGGGGCGCGCCCCGCCGCGCGGTACTCGCTGCCAAGGAGCAGCGACGCGCCGATCTGGCACAGTCGCTGGGGGTGGCCCTGGCCAGGGGGCTGGATCATTTGCGGGACGGCTCGCGGCCCCTGATTCTGGTCCCCGCGCCCACCCGAAAGGTCGCCGCCCGCCGTCGCGGCGGTGACCCGGTACTGCGTTCCGCGCACGTCGCGGCGAGTTGGCTGCCCGATTGCCGATTGGTTGGGGTACTGCGTATGAGACCGGGTGTGCGGGATTCGGTCGGCCTGAATCCCAGCGACCGCCAGCACAATCTACGAGGGCGGATCATCGTAGCTCCCGGCTGCGCCGACAGCGCCCGATTCCCGGCAAATGCCGAGGTAGTGCTTATCGACGACGTGTTGACCACGGGAGCCACGGTGTGCGAATCGACCCGTGCGCTGTACGAGGCCGGAGTGACCCTTCGTGCCGCGCTGGTTACCTGCCACGCTTGA
- the hpf gene encoding ribosome hibernation-promoting factor, HPF/YfiA family: protein MLDDFIPEDDQPTGATQAEIVVKGRTLGEGGVPEHFRIHVADKLSRLERFDPTIYLFDVELTHERNRRQRKNCQRIEITARGKGPVVRAEACADSFYAALELAVERLEGRLRRLKDRRRVHHGDKTPISVSRATAGLIDESLFMSPNGSSGAHDHAGEDLDGEAGPGHVVRTKTHPAIPMTVDDALYQMELVGHDFFLFQDKETDRPSVVYRRHAFDYGIIRLS, encoded by the coding sequence CTGCTGGATGACTTCATCCCAGAGGACGACCAACCCACCGGGGCAACCCAGGCGGAAATAGTCGTCAAGGGCCGTACCCTCGGTGAGGGTGGCGTTCCCGAACATTTCCGAATCCACGTCGCGGACAAGCTCTCTCGGCTCGAGCGCTTCGATCCCACCATCTATCTGTTCGACGTGGAGCTCACACATGAGCGCAACCGTCGTCAGCGCAAGAACTGCCAGCGAATAGAGATCACCGCCCGCGGCAAGGGTCCGGTCGTCCGGGCCGAAGCCTGCGCGGACAGCTTCTACGCCGCCCTGGAACTGGCGGTGGAGCGGCTGGAGGGCCGGTTACGCCGGCTCAAGGACCGCCGTCGCGTACATCATGGGGACAAGACGCCGATCTCGGTGTCTCGGGCGACGGCCGGGTTGATCGACGAATCGCTGTTCATGTCGCCGAACGGGTCGTCGGGTGCGCATGATCACGCGGGTGAGGACCTCGACGGCGAAGCCGGTCCGGGTCATGTCGTCCGCACCAAGACCCATCCCGCCATCCCCATGACGGTTGACGACGCCCTCTACCAGATGGAGCTCGTCGGCCACGATTTCTTCCTGTTCCAGGACAAGGAGACCGACCGACCGTCGGTCGTCTATCGTCGCCACGCCTTCGACTACGGCATCATCCGTCTGTCATAA